From Luteolibacter yonseiensis, the proteins below share one genomic window:
- a CDS encoding secretin N-terminal domain-containing protein: MKAAPIPTLSAMILAAGLLTAQPAPEPMIEPVAPPVELPNPPAADETQQETLPPIGLPPVVAKEAPPAAPSLQAGDPKQEMLQSDEGIIIKDAGLNDTFQFLAKSADRQYFHNSKISGPEFLVTGHLNNGNPLQQMEELAFMYGLSLHTKGDTIYALTQAQLAQLPSTEFHYQLRYLRPTDMEQIKELIKPMLTPGTGIVNFEPKTNTIIIIDSAHRIEQARNLLHGIDKAKGQIIVETKILRVNSTAAERTGVNWATSLGRDGTPFSLTQDLNSIFGLDTPIIKGGPSENSNLVLSPLQLTGVLRALAEGGLARQVSNPTLITEDNEQAAISIIDRIPIITTTTTANTSGGNPTVTEEVRYKIDGADPSIDTLPEKHREIGISIVVTPTLLPDGTVRMKLRPRSAQIVEQILSVSGNKYPRVTESMVESLARVPDGHSLVVGGFYGEAQTNGKTKVPLLGDVPVLNFFFKSKDASKEKTSLVFIVTPKSYNPASGVSTRNASNRLRSATILECDHDWVDEDNPGPAHEPNMKRTIRGLQPAEAPYYPRAEELARPTPPPPAAPSKPRFSRAAKH; this comes from the coding sequence ATGAAAGCCGCACCCATTCCCACCCTTTCCGCAATGATCCTTGCGGCGGGTCTGCTCACCGCCCAGCCCGCGCCCGAGCCGATGATCGAACCCGTCGCCCCTCCCGTGGAGCTTCCCAATCCTCCGGCTGCCGACGAGACGCAGCAGGAAACCCTGCCTCCCATAGGACTTCCCCCCGTGGTGGCCAAGGAAGCGCCGCCCGCGGCACCCTCCCTACAGGCGGGGGACCCGAAGCAGGAGATGCTCCAGTCCGACGAGGGAATCATCATCAAGGACGCCGGTCTGAACGACACCTTCCAGTTCCTGGCGAAATCCGCGGACCGCCAGTATTTCCACAACAGCAAGATTTCCGGCCCCGAATTCCTCGTCACGGGCCACCTGAACAACGGCAACCCGCTCCAGCAGATGGAGGAGCTGGCATTCATGTACGGCCTGTCCCTTCATACCAAGGGGGACACCATCTACGCCCTGACACAGGCGCAGCTCGCCCAGCTCCCTAGCACCGAGTTCCACTACCAGCTCCGCTACCTCCGCCCCACCGACATGGAGCAGATCAAGGAACTGATCAAACCGATGCTCACCCCGGGAACCGGCATCGTGAACTTCGAGCCGAAGACGAACACCATCATCATCATCGACTCCGCCCACCGCATCGAGCAGGCCCGGAACCTCCTCCACGGCATCGACAAGGCGAAGGGCCAGATCATCGTGGAAACGAAAATCCTGCGGGTGAACAGCACCGCCGCCGAGCGAACCGGCGTGAACTGGGCCACCTCGCTGGGACGGGACGGCACCCCGTTCAGCCTCACCCAGGACCTCAACTCGATCTTCGGCCTGGACACGCCGATCATCAAAGGAGGTCCCAGCGAGAACTCGAACCTCGTGCTTTCCCCATTGCAACTCACCGGCGTGCTCCGCGCGCTGGCGGAGGGCGGACTCGCCCGCCAGGTGTCGAATCCCACGCTCATTACCGAAGACAACGAGCAGGCCGCCATCTCGATCATCGACCGGATCCCCATCATCACCACCACCACCACCGCAAACACCTCCGGCGGAAACCCCACCGTGACCGAGGAGGTCCGCTACAAGATCGACGGCGCGGATCCGTCCATCGACACGCTGCCGGAAAAACACCGGGAGATCGGCATCTCCATCGTGGTCACCCCCACCCTCCTTCCGGACGGCACCGTGCGCATGAAACTGCGTCCGCGGTCCGCCCAGATCGTCGAGCAGATCCTCAGCGTGTCGGGAAACAAGTATCCCCGGGTGACCGAGTCCATGGTCGAGTCGCTGGCCCGGGTGCCGGACGGCCACTCGCTCGTCGTCGGCGGCTTCTATGGCGAGGCCCAGACGAACGGGAAAACCAAGGTCCCGCTGCTGGGAGATGTGCCGGTGCTCAACTTCTTCTTCAAGAGCAAGGACGCCTCCAAGGAGAAGACCAGCCTGGTCTTCATCGTCACGCCCAAGTCATACAACCCCGCCAGCGGCGTCTCGACACGCAACGCCAGCAACCGGCTCCGTTCCGCCACCATCCTCGAATGCGACCATGACTGGGTGGACGAGGACAATCCCGGCCCCGCCCACGAGCCGAACATGAAGCGCACCATCCGTGGCCTGCAACCCGCCGAAGCCCCCTATTATCCCCGCGCGGAGGAACTCGCCCGCCCCACGCCGCCGCCTCCGGCCGCTCCCTCCAAGCCCCGCTTCAGCCGGGCCGCCAAGCATTGA
- a CDS encoding GspE/PulE family protein, giving the protein MIEFDGITFNELISRRIMGELAGHDPSYSELAQDQVPNRVTRYSFMAAIAKINGLPFFPRVAEFCEAALHATCDSTVMTRGFFAPLCLSGSDKLVVAVANPWSPLPEEYLAPRFPHLEIIKIVTLATEISRAIESVATNSGPSRSELEAIDVEDLDDGIHDFDVTTDYAEPMAQLVATIMADAVRTRTSDVHFKVEKETFYYAFRCDGDIGAKVEIPMKLKDRLDAFLLNLMKLPTEIRNTAPGISGRFTISYFHRPIDIRYERHRTYRGYHVTMRLLDKSNINVTLGKGTLAFDDDTMFALNKVMKIPAGIIVMSGPTGSGKSTTLNAILRELNRPDVNILTLENPVEDEVPGITHCDLKSPKEFKPMIASFMRSDPDIILMGEVRDFESAELAIEAAVTGHKVLTTIHTARASQIIERFEQLGLERWKIAQTLKAACAQRLVKLLCPYCKEPSKGVSEFDRKTFSLDDSWADIPVFTAKNGGCAECRNTGYNGRTAILEIIPITPKISDLLAKGEMTPYELELKVAEEGVLPSLRRSGLRLLRDGKTDLLAVSKVIDMTYTDD; this is encoded by the coding sequence ATGATCGAATTCGACGGCATCACCTTCAACGAACTCATCAGCCGCCGCATCATGGGCGAGCTGGCCGGGCATGATCCGAGCTATTCCGAGCTCGCGCAGGACCAGGTGCCGAACCGGGTGACGCGCTACAGCTTCATGGCCGCCATCGCGAAAATCAACGGCCTGCCGTTTTTCCCGAGGGTGGCGGAATTCTGCGAGGCGGCCCTGCACGCCACCTGCGACTCCACGGTGATGACGCGCGGTTTCTTCGCCCCGCTCTGCCTGTCCGGCAGCGACAAGCTCGTCGTCGCCGTGGCGAATCCCTGGAGCCCGTTGCCGGAGGAATACCTCGCCCCCCGTTTCCCGCATCTTGAGATCATCAAGATCGTCACGCTGGCGACGGAGATCAGCCGCGCCATCGAGTCCGTCGCGACGAACAGCGGCCCCAGCAGGTCCGAGCTGGAGGCCATCGACGTGGAGGACCTGGACGACGGCATCCATGACTTCGACGTCACGACGGACTATGCCGAACCGATGGCGCAGCTCGTGGCCACCATCATGGCGGATGCCGTGAGGACGCGCACTTCCGACGTGCACTTCAAGGTGGAGAAGGAGACGTTCTACTATGCGTTCCGTTGCGACGGGGACATCGGCGCGAAGGTGGAGATCCCGATGAAGCTCAAGGACCGCCTGGATGCATTTCTCCTGAACCTGATGAAGCTGCCGACGGAGATCCGCAACACGGCTCCCGGCATTTCCGGAAGATTCACCATCTCGTATTTCCACCGCCCCATCGACATCCGCTACGAGCGCCATCGCACCTACCGCGGCTACCACGTGACGATGCGGCTGCTCGACAAGAGCAACATCAACGTCACCCTCGGAAAGGGCACGCTGGCCTTCGACGACGACACGATGTTCGCGCTGAACAAGGTGATGAAGATCCCCGCCGGCATCATTGTCATGTCCGGCCCCACGGGGTCGGGGAAATCAACGACGCTCAATGCCATCCTGCGCGAGCTCAACCGCCCTGACGTCAACATCCTCACCCTGGAAAACCCGGTGGAGGACGAGGTTCCCGGCATCACCCACTGCGACCTGAAGAGTCCCAAGGAATTCAAGCCGATGATCGCCTCGTTCATGCGGTCGGACCCGGACATCATCCTGATGGGCGAGGTCCGCGACTTCGAGTCCGCCGAGCTCGCGATCGAAGCCGCGGTCACCGGCCACAAGGTCCTGACGACCATCCATACCGCGCGCGCCTCGCAGATCATCGAGCGCTTCGAACAACTCGGCCTCGAGCGGTGGAAAATCGCCCAGACGCTCAAGGCGGCGTGCGCCCAGCGCCTGGTGAAACTGCTCTGCCCCTATTGCAAGGAACCTTCGAAGGGGGTCAGCGAGTTCGACAGGAAAACCTTCAGCCTCGACGATTCCTGGGCGGACATCCCTGTCTTCACCGCGAAAAACGGCGGCTGCGCCGAATGCCGGAACACCGGCTACAACGGCCGCACCGCGATCCTCGAGATCATCCCCATCACCCCCAAGATCTCCGACCTGCTCGCGAAGGGGGAGATGACCCCCTACGAACTGGAACTCAAGGTGGCCGAGGAGGGTGTCCTCCCCAGCCTCCGCCGCAGCGGCCTGCGCCTGCTGCGCGATGGAAAAACCGACCTGCTCGCCGTGAGCAAGGTGATCGACATGACCTACACCGATGATTAG